The following coding sequences lie in one Kribbella sp. NBC_00709 genomic window:
- a CDS encoding phytanoyl-CoA dioxygenase family protein, producing the protein MLTSNGYVLDERRLGELVAVPEAERGDRAQLRSRLQRDGYLFLTGLLDPAVVRQFREYYFALTGAATDRTSYRKVLFEEIVPGPEYAAFCAQPALKGWFEWFLGGEPFLHRRKIIRQTAPGENGIGTATQAHYDLLYLRDGTDQVLSAWIPLGDCPVSRGGLTYLHGSHHRVLEEEAAGRLKRPAASITADLPALAAEYDADWLVADYAAGDVVVHTAHTVHAALDNVSTELRLSTDIRYQLADDAVDARWQNHWHDQDGL; encoded by the coding sequence GTGCTGACGTCTAACGGATACGTGCTGGATGAGCGGCGGCTGGGTGAACTGGTCGCGGTGCCCGAGGCAGAGCGTGGCGATCGGGCGCAGTTGCGGTCACGGTTGCAGCGGGACGGATACCTGTTCCTGACCGGGTTGCTCGACCCTGCAGTCGTGCGGCAGTTCCGCGAGTACTACTTCGCGTTGACGGGGGCTGCGACGGACAGGACGTCGTACCGGAAGGTGTTGTTCGAGGAGATCGTGCCCGGGCCGGAGTACGCCGCCTTCTGTGCGCAGCCGGCGCTGAAGGGCTGGTTCGAGTGGTTCCTCGGCGGTGAGCCGTTCCTGCACCGGCGCAAGATCATCCGGCAGACGGCGCCGGGCGAGAACGGGATCGGTACGGCGACGCAGGCGCACTACGACCTGCTCTACCTGCGGGACGGGACCGACCAGGTGCTGTCCGCGTGGATCCCGCTGGGGGACTGCCCGGTCAGCCGAGGCGGACTGACCTACCTGCACGGCAGTCACCACCGGGTGCTCGAGGAGGAGGCCGCAGGGCGACTCAAGCGGCCTGCGGCGTCCATCACCGCCGACTTGCCTGCTCTCGCGGCGGAGTACGACGCGGACTGGCTGGTCGCCGACTATGCGGCCGGAGACGTGGTTGTCCACACCGCGCACACTGTCCATGCCGCATTGGACAACGTGTCGACCGAGCTACGGTTGTCGACGGACATCCGGTACCAGCTCGCGGACGACGCCGTGGACGCCCGCTGGCAGAACCACTGGCACGACCAGGACGGATTGTGA
- a CDS encoding HU family DNA-binding protein produces the protein MNRNELIAGVAHKAGIPRNQAEKVLDALSDVVTEAVQRGDKVSLTGLLSIERVLRAPRTGRNPQTGEPLSIPAGYSVRLSCGSRLKAAARGNLRTAG, from the coding sequence GTGAACCGGAATGAACTGATCGCCGGCGTGGCACACAAGGCGGGCATCCCGCGGAACCAGGCCGAGAAGGTCCTCGACGCCCTGAGCGACGTCGTCACGGAGGCTGTGCAGCGCGGCGACAAGGTGTCGCTGACCGGACTGCTCAGCATCGAGCGCGTCCTGCGCGCGCCGCGCACCGGCCGCAACCCGCAGACCGGTGAGCCGCTGTCGATCCCGGCCGGGTACTCCGTCCGCCTGTCGTGCGGAAGCCGCCTCAAGGCCGCGGCCCGGGGCAACCTCCGCACAGCCGGCTGA
- a CDS encoding superoxide dismutase, translated as MPHLVRRLTTLLTVPAVLLGLVGTSAATAAPSTSFPTRIELPDGFQPEGIAIARGTAYFGSRADGDIYAADLRTGRGKVISQGPGTGSLGMKVDRFGRLFVAGAAGGNGRVIDTRTGKILASYTFTTATPTFVNDVILGKDAAYFTDSTQPVFYKVSLGRLTAKPQTIPLSGDYQHLPGNNANGISLTPDGRALIMVQSSTGFLLRVDPRTGVARRIDIGDALMTNGDGLLLVGRTLYVVQNRSNQISVLTLNKSGTKGTVVDQITSTDFDVPTTVAAFGNRLYLPNARFSTPPTPTTPYWVTAVSRSRVR; from the coding sequence ATGCCACACCTCGTCCGTCGACTCACCACGCTGCTCACCGTGCCGGCCGTACTGCTCGGCCTGGTGGGCACCTCGGCAGCGACCGCTGCACCGTCAACCTCCTTCCCCACCCGGATCGAGCTGCCCGACGGGTTCCAGCCCGAAGGCATCGCGATCGCCCGGGGCACGGCGTACTTCGGCTCCCGTGCCGACGGGGACATCTACGCCGCCGACCTACGGACCGGGCGGGGCAAGGTGATCAGCCAGGGCCCGGGCACGGGATCGCTCGGGATGAAGGTGGACCGTTTCGGCCGGCTGTTCGTCGCCGGCGCGGCCGGTGGGAACGGCCGGGTGATCGACACCCGGACCGGCAAGATCCTGGCGAGCTACACCTTCACCACCGCGACACCGACGTTCGTGAACGACGTCATTCTCGGCAAGGACGCGGCGTACTTCACCGACTCGACACAGCCCGTCTTCTACAAGGTCTCGCTCGGTCGGCTGACAGCGAAGCCCCAGACGATCCCGCTCAGTGGCGACTACCAGCACCTGCCCGGCAACAACGCGAACGGCATCTCGCTGACGCCGGACGGCCGCGCGCTGATCATGGTCCAGTCGTCGACCGGCTTCCTGCTCCGGGTGGACCCGCGGACCGGTGTCGCCCGCCGGATCGACATCGGCGACGCCCTGATGACCAACGGCGACGGTCTGCTGCTGGTCGGCCGCACGCTGTACGTCGTCCAGAACCGCTCGAACCAGATCTCGGTTCTCACGCTGAACAAGTCCGGCACCAAGGGCACTGTCGTCGACCAGATCACCAGCACGGACTTCGACGTACCCACGACGGTCGCCGCCTTCGGGAACCGCCTGTACCTGCCGAACGCCCGCTTCTCGACACCACCGACGCCGACCACGCCGTACTGGGTTACTGCGGTGAGCCGTTCCCGAGTGCGGTAG
- a CDS encoding M13 family metallopeptidase: protein MTAGIDSSGPAGAVRPQDDLYRFVNGTWLAEHEIPADKAIHGAFHALWDTAEQDVRAIVEKTAAAGHPEGTEPRKIADLYTSFMDTETIERLGADPIAEQLALVRDAKDLTGLVSALGQLELQGVPGVFHYWVDADAKKSDENVVYLTQGGLSLPDESYYHDDNFAEVRTAYVAHVAKLLELAGLPDPAGAAARILELETRIADGHWDRVKDRDVQLTYNKLDRAGLEELTPGFDWATWLAGAGVPESAFAQVVVREPDFLTAAAAALQEVELDRWKEWVSWRIVHSAAPLLSQTFVDENFAFYGKTLTGAPELRERWKRGVGAVEQSLGEALGKLYVSEHFPPSAKARMVDLVQNLVAAYRQRIEALDWMGPETRQRALDKLGTFVPKIGYPDEWKDYSALEVDPADLFGNVRRSVAVETARDLAKLGQPVDRNEWKMTPQTVNAYYNPRMNEIVFPAGILQPPFFDLDADDATNYGAIGAVIGHEIGHGFDDQGSRYDGAGNLNDWWTDEDRAAFEQRTDKLVAQYDALEPAETPGQHVNGKLTLGENIGDLGGLSIAYVAYELSKAGAEADDESGGERFFAAWAYAWATKTRPEEAARRLTIDPHSPPEFRCNAVVKNIDAFHATYGVAEGDGMWLAPDERVRIW, encoded by the coding sequence ATGACAGCAGGAATCGACAGCTCGGGGCCGGCCGGCGCGGTGCGGCCGCAGGACGACCTGTACCGGTTCGTCAACGGGACGTGGCTGGCGGAGCACGAGATTCCCGCGGACAAGGCGATCCACGGCGCGTTCCACGCGCTCTGGGACACCGCCGAGCAGGACGTCCGCGCGATCGTCGAGAAGACCGCCGCGGCCGGCCACCCCGAGGGCACTGAGCCACGGAAGATCGCCGACCTCTACACCAGCTTCATGGACACCGAGACGATCGAGCGGCTGGGCGCCGACCCGATCGCCGAGCAGCTCGCCCTGGTGCGGGACGCGAAGGACCTGACCGGTCTGGTCTCGGCCCTCGGACAGCTCGAGCTGCAGGGCGTGCCAGGCGTCTTCCACTACTGGGTCGACGCCGACGCCAAGAAGTCCGACGAGAACGTCGTCTACCTCACCCAGGGCGGCCTCAGCCTCCCCGACGAGTCGTACTACCACGACGACAACTTCGCCGAGGTGCGGACGGCGTACGTCGCGCACGTGGCGAAGCTGCTCGAGCTGGCCGGGCTGCCCGACCCGGCCGGGGCCGCGGCGCGGATCCTGGAGCTGGAGACCCGGATCGCCGACGGGCACTGGGACCGGGTCAAGGACCGGGACGTGCAGCTGACCTACAACAAGCTCGACCGGGCTGGGCTCGAGGAGCTGACGCCGGGCTTCGACTGGGCGACGTGGCTGGCCGGCGCGGGTGTGCCGGAGAGCGCGTTCGCACAGGTCGTCGTCCGCGAGCCGGACTTCCTGACCGCCGCCGCGGCCGCGTTGCAGGAGGTCGAGCTCGACCGCTGGAAGGAGTGGGTGAGCTGGCGGATCGTCCACAGCGCGGCGCCGCTGCTGAGCCAGACGTTCGTCGACGAGAACTTCGCCTTCTACGGCAAGACCCTGACCGGCGCACCCGAGCTGCGTGAGCGCTGGAAGCGCGGCGTCGGCGCGGTCGAGCAGTCGCTGGGCGAGGCCCTCGGCAAGCTGTATGTGTCCGAGCACTTCCCGCCGTCGGCGAAGGCCCGGATGGTCGACCTCGTGCAGAACCTGGTCGCCGCCTACCGGCAGCGGATCGAGGCGCTGGACTGGATGGGCCCGGAGACCCGGCAGCGGGCGCTCGACAAGCTCGGCACCTTCGTGCCGAAGATCGGGTATCCGGACGAGTGGAAGGACTATTCGGCCCTCGAGGTGGACCCGGCCGACCTGTTCGGCAACGTCCGCCGGTCGGTCGCGGTGGAGACTGCGCGGGACCTGGCCAAGCTCGGTCAGCCCGTCGACCGCAACGAGTGGAAGATGACGCCGCAGACGGTCAACGCGTACTACAACCCGCGGATGAACGAGATCGTCTTCCCGGCCGGCATCCTGCAGCCGCCGTTCTTCGACCTGGACGCCGACGACGCGACCAACTACGGCGCGATCGGCGCGGTGATCGGGCACGAGATCGGCCACGGCTTCGACGACCAGGGCTCGCGGTACGACGGCGCCGGCAACTTGAACGACTGGTGGACCGACGAGGACCGGGCCGCCTTCGAGCAGCGCACCGACAAACTCGTCGCGCAGTACGACGCCCTCGAGCCGGCCGAGACCCCCGGACAGCACGTGAACGGCAAACTCACCCTCGGTGAGAACATCGGCGACCTGGGCGGCCTGTCCATCGCCTACGTCGCGTACGAACTGTCCAAGGCCGGAGCCGAGGCCGACGACGAGTCCGGTGGCGAGCGTTTCTTCGCCGCCTGGGCCTACGCCTGGGCGACCAAGACCCGCCCCGAAGAGGCCGCCCGCCGTCTCACCATCGACCCGCACTCCCCGCCGGAGTTCCGCTGCAACGCGGTGGTGAAGAACATCGACGCGTTCCACGCCACCTACGGCGTGGCGGAAGGCGACGGCATGTGGCTGGCGCCCGACGAGCGGGTGCGGATCTGGTAG
- a CDS encoding aminopeptidase P family protein, translated as MTDTTETTATDATPDTAPDAADAPKTATHDNEPSQKLRAFMNSGWADSERHDLALSDVGVWAAKRRDALSQAFPGERLVIPAGTYKVRSNDTDYVFRPHTDYVWLTGNQTSDAVLVLEPNGTSSHDAVLYFRPRADRSQGEEFWRDRMYGEMWAGRRPSLTETAKEFGIETRHVDQLADAFKSDVPTRVRRDEDESIASLLSGARTDQLKDGELAATLSELRLVKDAYELEQLRDAVAITHRGFSDVLAEMDKVRQYGERWIEGTFWRRARAEGNDVGYTSIAAAGPHATTLHWIENDGPVNDGTLMLLDMGVENRQLYTADITRTLPVNGEFTPRQRDLYQLVLDSQNAGIAALGPGAPFRAGHEAAMEVIVRGLDAMELLPVSAEEALDPESRLYQRYTLHGVSHMLGLDVHDCASARSENYRQGPVQPGYVLTVEPGLYFQSDDLTVPEDLRGIGIRIEDDVLITAEGTENLSEAMPRTVEGLQNWMAS; from the coding sequence ATGACCGACACGACCGAGACCACAGCCACCGACGCCACCCCGGACACCGCTCCCGATGCCGCCGATGCGCCGAAGACCGCGACGCACGACAACGAGCCGAGTCAGAAGCTGCGGGCGTTCATGAACTCGGGCTGGGCCGACTCCGAGCGGCACGACCTGGCGCTGTCCGATGTCGGCGTGTGGGCGGCGAAGCGGCGGGACGCGCTGTCGCAGGCGTTCCCCGGTGAGCGTCTCGTCATCCCGGCCGGCACCTACAAGGTCCGCTCGAACGACACCGACTACGTCTTCCGCCCGCACACCGACTACGTGTGGCTGACCGGCAACCAGACCTCCGACGCCGTCCTCGTGCTCGAGCCGAACGGCACCAGCAGCCACGACGCGGTCCTGTACTTCCGCCCGCGCGCCGACCGCTCCCAGGGCGAGGAGTTCTGGCGCGACCGGATGTACGGCGAGATGTGGGCCGGCCGGCGTCCTTCGCTGACCGAGACCGCCAAGGAGTTCGGCATCGAGACGCGGCACGTCGACCAGCTCGCCGACGCGTTCAAGAGCGACGTACCGACCCGGGTACGCCGGGACGAGGACGAGTCGATCGCCTCGCTGCTGAGCGGCGCCCGGACGGATCAGCTGAAGGACGGCGAGCTGGCCGCGACCCTGTCGGAGCTGCGGCTGGTCAAGGACGCGTACGAGCTCGAGCAGCTGCGGGACGCGGTCGCGATCACGCACCGCGGGTTCTCCGACGTGCTCGCCGAGATGGACAAGGTCCGGCAGTACGGCGAACGCTGGATCGAGGGCACGTTCTGGCGCCGGGCACGGGCCGAGGGCAACGATGTCGGCTACACGTCGATCGCCGCGGCCGGACCGCACGCGACCACGCTGCACTGGATCGAGAACGACGGCCCGGTGAACGACGGCACGCTGATGCTGCTCGACATGGGCGTGGAGAACCGGCAGCTGTACACCGCCGACATCACCCGCACCCTGCCCGTGAACGGCGAGTTCACGCCGCGCCAGCGCGACCTGTACCAGCTGGTGCTGGACTCGCAGAACGCCGGGATCGCGGCACTCGGTCCGGGTGCGCCGTTCCGCGCCGGGCACGAGGCGGCGATGGAGGTCATCGTGCGCGGTCTCGACGCGATGGAGCTGCTGCCGGTGTCGGCCGAGGAGGCGCTCGACCCCGAGAGCCGCCTGTACCAGCGCTACACCCTGCACGGCGTCAGCCACATGCTCGGCCTCGACGTGCACGACTGCGCCTCGGCCCGCAGCGAGAACTACCGCCAGGGCCCCGTCCAGCCCGGCTACGTCCTCACCGTCGAGCCCGGTCTGTACTTCCAGTCCGACGACCTCACCGTCCCCGAAGACCTCCGGGGCATCGGCATCCGGATCGAGGACGACGTCCTCATCACCGCCGAGGGCACCGAGAACCTCTCCGAGGCGATGCCCCGCACCGTCGAGGGCCTGCAGAACTGGATGGCCTCTTGA
- the panD gene encoding aspartate 1-decarboxylase, which produces MWREMMKSKVHRATVTQADLDYVGSCTLDADLMDAADLLPGEKVDIVDITNGQRLSTYLIEGPRGSGVVGINGAAAHLIHPGDLVILIAYGMFDTAEAKAFEPSVVFVDEHNAITRIGSDPAEALPDSGTLRGDQVHLQATTGATTAAPEMRIGRR; this is translated from the coding sequence ATGTGGCGCGAGATGATGAAGTCGAAGGTGCACCGGGCGACCGTGACGCAGGCGGACCTGGACTACGTCGGGTCGTGCACGCTGGACGCCGACCTGATGGACGCGGCCGATCTGCTGCCCGGCGAGAAGGTGGACATCGTCGACATCACCAACGGTCAGCGGCTGTCGACGTACCTGATCGAAGGGCCGCGCGGGTCCGGGGTGGTGGGGATCAACGGGGCCGCGGCGCACCTGATCCATCCGGGTGATCTGGTCATCCTGATCGCCTACGGGATGTTCGACACCGCCGAGGCGAAGGCCTTCGAGCCGAGCGTAGTCTTCGTGGACGAGCACAATGCGATCACCCGCATCGGCTCCGACCCCGCCGAGGCGCTGCCCGACAGCGGCACGCTCCGCGGCGACCAAGTGCACCTGCAGGCCACAACTGGCGCCACCACCGCCGCGCCCGAGATGAGGATTGGTCGACGATGA
- a CDS encoding MMPL family transporter has translation MATYLYRLGRLAFRRRRFVVLIWLGLLAAGIAGAVTLSGPTANGFSIPGTESQRAADLLNERFPQAGADAATARIVFQAPAGQKLTDTAPVQQTLDRLAAAPQVAGVLDPFTAKAISPDGRTGYAQVTYAVPAADVTPEAKDAVDAAITPARDAGLTVEYGGDALQPQDGQQLTEVIGIGVAAVVLLITFGPLIAAGLPLLSAIVGVGIGATTISALSGFIDIGSGTPILALMIGLAVSIDYALFIMSRHRHELGSGLEPEEAVGRAVGTAGSAVVFAGLTVVIALAGLFVVDIPFLTQMGLAAAFTVVIAVAIALTLLPALLGFAGHRVRARTRVQRDARPTLGRRWARFVTRRPLAVLLVTVAGLGVLAIPATDLRLGLPDDSTAAPDSTQRKAYDLLSEGFGPGFNGPLMVVVDAGTARDPQAAATGTATAIRGLADVTVVSPPRFNPAGNTALLTVVPTSGPSTTQTHDLVKAIRALPASGGAEVAVTGATAISIDISDKLGGALAPYLALIVGLAFLLLMLVFRSVLVPLKATLGFLLTVAATFGAVVAVFQWGWLAGLFGVSGQTGPVISMLPVFLIGVVFGLAMDYQIFLVTRMREEHVHGAAPRAAVVDGFAHSARVVTAAAVIMTAVFSGFILSGQALIREMGFGLALAVAIDAFVVRMTVVPAVMALLGRRAWYLPRWLDRLLPNIDVEGDSLRDQPPAPREPELVPG, from the coding sequence ATGGCTACGTACCTCTACCGGCTCGGCCGGCTCGCCTTCCGCCGGCGACGGTTCGTCGTACTGATCTGGCTCGGCCTGCTCGCCGCCGGGATCGCCGGCGCGGTGACGCTCTCCGGCCCGACCGCCAACGGCTTCTCGATCCCCGGCACCGAGTCGCAGCGGGCCGCCGACCTGCTCAACGAACGCTTCCCGCAGGCCGGCGCCGACGCCGCGACCGCCCGGATCGTCTTCCAGGCACCCGCCGGCCAGAAGCTCACCGACACCGCGCCGGTCCAGCAGACTCTGGACCGGCTCGCCGCCGCACCTCAGGTCGCCGGCGTCCTCGACCCCTTCACCGCCAAGGCGATCTCCCCGGACGGCCGCACCGGATACGCGCAGGTGACGTACGCCGTACCCGCAGCCGACGTCACGCCCGAGGCCAAGGACGCGGTGGACGCCGCCATCACGCCGGCTCGGGACGCCGGCCTCACGGTCGAGTACGGCGGCGACGCGCTGCAACCGCAGGACGGCCAGCAACTGACCGAGGTGATCGGGATCGGCGTGGCCGCGGTCGTGCTGCTGATCACTTTCGGCCCGCTGATCGCGGCCGGGTTGCCGTTGCTGTCGGCAATCGTCGGCGTGGGCATCGGAGCGACCACGATCTCGGCGCTGAGCGGATTCATCGACATCGGCTCGGGTACGCCGATCCTCGCGCTGATGATCGGTCTCGCGGTCTCGATCGACTACGCGCTGTTCATCATGTCGCGGCACCGGCACGAGCTGGGCTCCGGACTGGAACCCGAGGAGGCGGTCGGACGTGCGGTTGGGACGGCCGGGTCCGCGGTGGTGTTCGCGGGGCTGACCGTGGTGATCGCGCTAGCCGGTCTGTTCGTGGTCGACATCCCGTTCCTCACCCAGATGGGCCTCGCCGCGGCCTTCACGGTGGTGATCGCGGTAGCCATCGCGCTTACCCTCCTCCCCGCCCTCCTCGGCTTCGCCGGGCATCGCGTCCGGGCACGCACTCGGGTTCAGCGTGATGCGCGGCCGACGCTCGGTCGACGGTGGGCGCGTTTCGTCACCCGCCGCCCGCTCGCCGTCCTGCTGGTGACGGTCGCCGGGCTTGGTGTGCTGGCGATCCCGGCGACCGACCTTCGGCTCGGGCTCCCCGACGACAGCACCGCCGCGCCCGACTCCACCCAGCGCAAGGCATACGACCTGCTCTCCGAAGGTTTCGGCCCCGGTTTCAACGGGCCACTCATGGTCGTCGTCGACGCCGGTACCGCACGCGACCCGCAGGCAGCCGCCACCGGCACCGCCACGGCGATCCGCGGGCTCGCGGACGTCACGGTGGTCAGTCCTCCCCGCTTCAACCCCGCCGGAAACACTGCCCTGCTGACAGTCGTTCCGACGAGCGGTCCGAGTACGACGCAGACGCATGACCTGGTCAAGGCGATCCGCGCGCTGCCTGCGTCGGGCGGCGCTGAGGTCGCGGTGACCGGCGCGACGGCGATCAGCATCGATATCTCGGACAAGCTCGGCGGCGCGCTGGCGCCGTACCTCGCGCTGATCGTCGGACTGGCGTTCCTGCTGCTGATGCTGGTGTTCCGGTCGGTGCTGGTGCCATTGAAGGCGACGCTGGGCTTCCTGCTCACCGTGGCCGCCACCTTCGGTGCGGTGGTCGCGGTGTTCCAGTGGGGCTGGCTGGCCGGACTGTTCGGGGTCTCGGGGCAGACCGGGCCGGTGATCAGCATGCTGCCGGTCTTCCTGATCGGGGTGGTGTTCGGCCTCGCGATGGACTACCAGATCTTCCTGGTGACCCGGATGCGTGAGGAACACGTCCACGGTGCCGCGCCGCGGGCGGCGGTCGTCGACGGGTTCGCCCACAGCGCGCGGGTCGTGACCGCGGCGGCGGTGATCATGACGGCGGTGTTCTCCGGGTTCATCCTGTCCGGCCAGGCGCTGATCCGGGAGATGGGCTTCGGGCTCGCGCTTGCGGTCGCGATCGACGCGTTCGTGGTCCGGATGACCGTCGTACCGGCAGTGATGGCGCTGCTCGGCCGCCGCGCCTGGTACCTCCCGCGCTGGCTGGACCGCCTGCTCCCGAACATCGACGTCGAAGGCGACTCGCTCCGCGACCAACCGCCCGCTCCCCGCGAGCCCGAACTCGTCCCGGGGTGA
- a CDS encoding response regulator transcription factor: MIRVLLADDQTLIRSGFRVLVSSVPDLQVVAEASNGRDAVELARSERADVVLMDIRMPEVDGLAATRMITADEALAGVKVLILTTFEVDEYVFDAIRAGASGFLGKSVEPAELIDAIRVVARGDALLSPKAVRGLINRFLAEPTPGNPVGPTVLDVLTEREREIVGLVALGLSNDEIAERLVLSPSTAKTHVNRAMVKLDCRDRAQLVVLAYQTGLVRPGVPHAQ; encoded by the coding sequence GTGATTCGGGTGTTGCTGGCGGACGATCAGACCTTGATCCGGAGTGGGTTTCGGGTGCTGGTGAGTTCAGTGCCGGATCTGCAGGTCGTAGCTGAGGCGTCGAACGGGCGGGACGCGGTCGAGCTGGCGCGGTCCGAGCGGGCCGACGTGGTGCTGATGGACATCCGGATGCCGGAGGTGGACGGTCTCGCGGCGACCCGGATGATCACCGCGGACGAGGCGCTGGCGGGTGTGAAGGTGCTGATCCTGACCACGTTCGAGGTGGACGAGTACGTGTTCGACGCGATCCGCGCCGGCGCCAGCGGCTTCCTCGGCAAGAGCGTCGAGCCGGCCGAGCTGATCGACGCGATCCGGGTGGTCGCGCGCGGCGACGCGCTGCTCTCCCCGAAGGCGGTCCGCGGCCTGATCAACCGCTTCCTGGCCGAACCCACCCCCGGCAACCCGGTCGGCCCGACGGTGCTCGACGTCCTCACCGAGCGCGAACGCGAGATCGTCGGCCTGGTCGCCCTCGGCCTGTCCAACGACGAGATCGCCGAACGCCTCGTGCTCTCCCCGTCGACCGCGAAGACCCATGTCAACCGCGCGATGGTGAAGCTCGACTGCCGCGACCGCGCGCAGCTCGTCGTCCTCGCCTACCAGACCGGCCTCGTCCGCCCCGGCGTACCGCACGCGCAGTAG
- a CDS encoding sensor histidine kinase yields MGVVSRWCRDLGIPPVAADCLLAGVILALNLVLLGQRHPGQVAVTVSGVVLCTAAAVGMVFRRRAPLLSLGLTTAAGVCYAITQQAKSPIGLFMACAAYMVVLRTDHRTRGTSIISVVAVTLVATAVFTNGELLANLFNGVVVLFGAAIGEATRYRRAYVQELEERALRAEQSRDEEAQRRVIEERLRIAHELHDVIAHHIALMNVQSGVAAHVLRTQPDEAEHALALVRSGGRTVLQELTVLLGVLRRSGSPLPTAPAPSLQELGALVDSFTAAGVKVDWSPPDSIGDLPDVIELTAYRIVQESLTNVLKHAPGAPAEVRLTRTSSALTIAIHNPAPSTSAGDHRSGGHGLVGMRERVAAVGGTLSAGPMADGGFAVHAVLPLETGGVGGDSGVAGGRSDLDPEWVSGAGEFSAGSAGRS; encoded by the coding sequence ATGGGCGTGGTGTCGCGGTGGTGCCGGGACCTGGGGATACCTCCGGTCGCCGCCGACTGCCTGCTCGCGGGGGTCATCCTCGCGCTCAACCTGGTCCTGCTCGGTCAGCGCCATCCCGGGCAGGTCGCTGTGACCGTGTCGGGAGTGGTGCTGTGTACTGCTGCCGCTGTCGGCATGGTGTTCAGGCGGAGGGCTCCGTTGCTCTCGCTCGGGCTCACCACGGCGGCCGGGGTCTGCTACGCGATCACCCAGCAGGCGAAGAGTCCGATCGGCCTGTTCATGGCGTGCGCGGCGTACATGGTGGTGCTGCGGACGGACCACCGGACTCGTGGCACGTCGATCATCTCCGTGGTCGCGGTCACGCTGGTCGCGACGGCTGTCTTCACGAACGGCGAGCTGCTCGCGAACCTCTTCAACGGCGTGGTGGTGCTGTTCGGCGCCGCGATCGGAGAGGCGACGCGGTACCGGCGTGCATACGTGCAGGAACTGGAGGAGCGGGCGCTGCGGGCTGAACAGTCACGCGACGAGGAAGCCCAGCGGCGGGTGATCGAGGAACGCCTGCGGATCGCCCACGAGCTCCATGACGTGATCGCCCACCACATCGCCCTGATGAACGTGCAGTCCGGGGTCGCGGCGCACGTACTGCGCACTCAGCCCGATGAGGCGGAGCACGCCCTGGCCCTGGTCCGCTCCGGCGGCCGCACTGTCTTGCAGGAGCTCACGGTCCTCCTAGGCGTACTGCGCCGCTCCGGCTCGCCCCTCCCCACCGCGCCGGCCCCATCACTTCAGGAACTGGGCGCGCTGGTCGACTCCTTCACCGCAGCGGGCGTCAAGGTCGACTGGTCACCTCCCGACTCGATCGGCGACCTCCCCGACGTCATAGAGCTCACCGCCTACCGCATAGTCCAGGAGTCGCTGACCAACGTCCTCAAACACGCCCCCGGCGCCCCAGCCGAAGTCCGCCTCACCAGAACGTCCAGCGCCCTCACAATCGCCATCCACAACCCAGCCCCGAGTACGAGCGCGGGTGACCATCGCAGTGGTGGGCATGGGTTGGTTGGGATGCGTGAGCGGGTTGCGGCTGTGGGCGGGACGTTGTCTGCGGGGCCGATGGCAGATGGCGGGTTCGCCGTACATGCTGTGCTTCCTCTTGAGACGGGAGGTGTTGGTGGTGATTCGGGTGTTGCTGGCGGACGATCAGACCTTGATCCGGAGTGGGTTTCGGGTGCTGGTGAGTTCAGTGCCGGATCTGCAGGTCGTAGCTGA